The uncultured Bacteroides sp. genome has a segment encoding these proteins:
- the trxA gene encoding thioredoxin — protein sequence MKKILIIAVLLMAGIVTYSFTHIPEDKVVKKDMPQKGTVIEMNGDLYLKSIADYKSTKEFKFKGNRPVVIDFYADWCGPCRLVAPLMKELAKEYENKVTFYKVNVDNDRDLATALGIQNLPTILFIPMKGDPQAIVGSAGKETFKQAIEKVLLEKPAK from the coding sequence ATGAAGAAGATTCTGATAATTGCAGTTCTGTTAATGGCTGGCATAGTTACTTATTCATTCACTCATATACCGGAAGATAAGGTTGTAAAGAAAGATATGCCCCAAAAAGGCACTGTTATTGAAATGAATGGCGACTTGTATCTGAAAAGCATTGCAGACTATAAAAGTACCAAGGAGTTTAAATTTAAAGGAAACAGGCCCGTTGTGATTGATTTCTATGCCGACTGGTGCGGTCCCTGCCGACTGGTGGCTCCTCTGATGAAAGAGTTGGCTAAGGAATATGAAAACAAAGTCACCTTCTACAAGGTCAATGTGGACAATGACAGAGATTTAGCCACAGCTCTTGGCATTCAGAATTTGCCTACAATCTTATTTATCCCTATGAAAGGTGATCCGCAAGCAATTGTAGGATCGGCTGGCAAGGAGACTTTTAAGCAGGCTATTGAGAAGGTTCTTCTTGAGAAACCGGCAAAGTAA
- a CDS encoding Nramp family divalent metal transporter, translating into MFKNKKTFFKQLGLFLAILGPGIITGSVDNDAGGITTYSVAGAVYGYNLIWTLIPSFIVLIVIQEMNARMGIVTGKGLADLIRENAGVKVTFVIFVGLLIADIGNTTTEFAGVAGSMEVFGVSKYISVPIVGIMVWLLVVKGTYQVAERIFLLFSLSLLMYVVSAIMGKPHWGEIGHSIAHPEMEMNTKSLAMIIGIIGTTIAPWMQFYMQSSVIEKGLTMKNYKYSLIDIVVGCIATVVVAFFIIVACASTLHTNGIQINEAKDAALALKPLAGELSSQLFAFGLFIASIFSATILPLATAFYVCEAFGFEAGIDKDWDEAKEFYVLYTGILILSVAIILIPNAPLIAISLWSQVINGMLLPVVLVCMILLVNNKKIMGKYVNKPLNNIIGWGTIVILIALSLILLILPLINN; encoded by the coding sequence ATGTTTAAAAATAAAAAGACTTTTTTCAAACAGCTGGGATTGTTCTTAGCTATTTTAGGTCCGGGAATAATTACCGGAAGTGTTGATAATGATGCTGGTGGAATTACTACTTATTCTGTTGCTGGTGCAGTTTATGGTTATAATCTGATATGGACGCTTATTCCTTCATTTATAGTACTTATTGTTATTCAGGAGATGAATGCCCGTATGGGTATTGTTACAGGTAAAGGTCTTGCCGATCTTATCCGTGAAAATGCAGGTGTAAAAGTTACCTTCGTAATATTTGTCGGTCTGCTTATTGCCGATATTGGTAATACTACAACTGAATTTGCAGGGGTTGCGGGAAGTATGGAAGTCTTTGGCGTAAGCAAATATATTTCGGTTCCTATAGTTGGAATCATGGTCTGGTTGCTGGTAGTCAAAGGTACTTATCAGGTAGCCGAACGTATATTTCTACTCTTCAGTCTTTCCTTATTGATGTACGTTGTATCAGCCATTATGGGAAAACCTCACTGGGGAGAGATTGGACACTCCATTGCTCATCCTGAAATGGAAATGAACACCAAAAGTCTTGCCATGATAATTGGTATCATAGGTACAACAATTGCTCCCTGGATGCAGTTTTACATGCAGTCATCTGTCATTGAAAAGGGGCTAACCATGAAGAATTACAAATATTCGCTCATCGATATTGTTGTGGGTTGTATTGCCACTGTAGTTGTTGCTTTCTTCATTATTGTAGCCTGTGCCTCTACCTTACATACAAACGGAATACAGATAAACGAAGCGAAAGATGCAGCTTTAGCCTTAAAACCGCTAGCCGGAGAACTTTCTTCCCAATTATTTGCGTTTGGCCTTTTCATCGCGTCAATCTTCTCGGCAACAATCTTACCACTGGCAACAGCCTTTTATGTGTGCGAGGCATTTGGATTTGAAGCAGGTATTGACAAAGACTGGGATGAAGCAAAAGAGTTTTATGTTCTTTACACTGGTATCCTGATACTCTCTGTTGCTATCATTCTAATTCCTAACGCACCACTTATCGCTATTTCATTGTGGTCTCAGGTAATTAATGGTATGCTGCTTCCTGTTGTACTGGTATGCATGATTTTACTGGTAAACAACAAGAAGATAATGGGCAAATATGTAAACAAGCCTTTGAACAATATCATTGGATGGGGCACAATAGTTATACTTATTGCTCTATCATTAATACTTCTTATATTGCCTTTAATTAACAACTAA
- the trxA gene encoding thioredoxin: protein MVKFEDLIKSNNPVLVDFFAEWCAPCKMMKPILEELKKQVGDSARIVKIDVDINEDIAAKYKIQSVPTLMLFKNGEPIWRQSGVMSAEDLKEVIEKY from the coding sequence ATGGTTAAATTTGAAGACTTAATTAAAAGCAATAATCCTGTATTAGTAGATTTCTTTGCAGAATGGTGTGCTCCTTGTAAAATGATGAAACCCATTCTTGAGGAACTAAAAAAGCAAGTAGGAGACTCTGCAAGAATAGTTAAGATAGACGTGGATATAAATGAAGATATTGCAGCTAAATATAAAATTCAGTCGGTCCCTACCCTAATGCTCTTCAAAAATGGAGAACCAATTTGGAGACAATCAGGGGTAATGTCGGCTGAGGACTTAAAAGAAGTAATAGAAAAATATTAA